The following coding sequences lie in one Actinomyces capricornis genomic window:
- the rplL gene encoding 50S ribosomal protein L7/L12, with product MAKLTTEELIEQFKELTLIELSEFVKAFEETFDVTAAAPAAVAVAAAPGAAGGEAAAEEKDEFDVILEAAGDKKIQVIKEVRALTSLGLKEAKELVDGAPKAVLEGANKEAAEKAKEQLEGAGATVTLK from the coding sequence ATGGCGAAGCTGACCACTGAAGAGCTCATCGAGCAGTTCAAGGAGCTCACCCTCATCGAGCTCTCCGAGTTCGTCAAGGCCTTCGAGGAGACCTTCGACGTCACCGCCGCCGCCCCGGCCGCCGTGGCCGTGGCCGCCGCCCCCGGCGCCGCCGGTGGCGAGGCCGCCGCTGAGGAGAAGGACGAGTTCGACGTCATCCTCGAGGCCGCCGGCGACAAGAAGATCCAGGTCATCAAGGAGGTGCGCGCCCTGACCTCCCTCGGCCTGAAGGAGGCCAAGGAGCTGGTCGACGGCGCCCCCAAGGCCGTCCTGGAGGGCGCCAACAAGGAGGCCGCCGAGAAGGCCAAGGAGCAGCTCGAGGGCGCCGGCGCCACCGTCACCCTCAAGTGA
- the rpoB gene encoding DNA-directed RNA polymerase subunit beta produces MAASRTSAPTAADIAARTASRRINFAKIAEPMQAPNLLALQTESFDWLVGNEKWRERVTAANKERPGSLPETSGLEEIFDEISPIEDFAETMALSFHDHRFEEPKYTAEECQEKDLTYAAPLYVVADFENFSTGEIKSQTVFMGDFPLMTERGTFIVNGSERVVVSQLVRSPGVYFERTTEKTTDKFVYNVKFIPSRGAWLEFEIDKSDRVAVRIDRKRKQDVTVFLLALGMDEAEIRKEFEGYPALTSALDEDRKVTTQDEALLDIYKKIRPGEPPSVEAGRTLLENFYFNPKRYDLAKVGRYKINKKLGLVTDLSDSVLRIEDIVAALKYLLALHAGAESVEGVRDGEITQIAVEYDDIDHLGNRRIRAVGELIQAQVRTGMSRMERQVRERMTTQDVEAITPNTLINIRPVTAAIKEFFGTSQLSQFMDQNNPLAGLTHKRRLSALGPGGLSRERASMEVRDVHTSHYGRMCPIESPEGPNIGLIGSLATFGRINPFGFVETPYRVVKDGQVTDETHYLTADDEDRHVIAQANVTLTEDGRFAEDHVLCRVTGGEPALVPSSQVDLMDVSPRQMVSVGTSLIPFLEHDDANRALMGANMQRQAVPLIRPDAPLVGTGMERRTAVDAGDVLVAEKAGVVTEVCADFVRVANDDATETVYKVAKFRRSNQGNCYNQRVVSTEGERVEVGSVLADGPATEGGDLALGQNLLVAFMTWEGLNYEDAIIISQRVVAEDMLTSIHIEEHEVDARDTKLGAEEITRDIPNVSEETLANLDERGIIRIGAEVRSGDILVGKVTPKGETELTSEERLLRAIFGEKAREVRDTSLRVPHGEYGIVTGVREIDAASDDAELPAGVNRMVRVYIAQRRKITVGDKLSGRHGNKGVISKILPVEDMPFLADGTPVDVILNPLGVPSRMNVGQVLELHLGWVASRGWDASAAREAGEEWTLRLPENGITAEPRTPVATPVFDGVRDDELMGLLDSTLPGEDGLQLVQPDGKARLFDGRSGEPFPYPISVGYMYILKLHHLVDDKIHARSTGPYSMITQQPLGGKAQFGGQRFGEMEVWAMEAYGAAHALQELLTVKSDDVNGRVKVYEAIVKGDDIPEPGIPESFKVLMKEMQSLCLNVEALDAEGHAIGLDDNDEDSHRAVEELGFDLGRRPGGAIASTVDEI; encoded by the coding sequence TTGGCTGCCTCGCGCACCTCTGCACCTACCGCTGCTGACATCGCCGCTCGCACAGCGTCACGCCGTATCAATTTTGCGAAGATCGCGGAGCCCATGCAGGCTCCCAACCTCCTCGCCCTCCAGACCGAGAGCTTCGACTGGCTCGTCGGTAACGAGAAGTGGCGGGAGCGTGTCACCGCCGCCAACAAGGAGCGCCCCGGCTCGCTGCCGGAGACCTCGGGCCTGGAGGAGATCTTCGACGAGATCTCCCCGATCGAGGACTTCGCGGAGACCATGGCCCTGTCCTTCCACGACCACCGCTTCGAGGAGCCGAAGTACACGGCCGAGGAGTGCCAGGAGAAGGACCTCACCTACGCGGCCCCCCTGTACGTGGTGGCCGACTTCGAGAACTTCTCCACCGGCGAGATCAAGTCCCAGACCGTGTTCATGGGCGACTTCCCGCTCATGACTGAGCGCGGCACCTTCATCGTCAACGGCTCCGAGCGCGTCGTGGTCTCCCAGCTGGTGCGCTCCCCGGGGGTGTACTTCGAGCGCACCACCGAGAAGACCACGGACAAGTTCGTCTACAACGTCAAGTTCATCCCCTCGCGCGGGGCCTGGCTCGAGTTCGAGATCGACAAGTCCGACCGCGTCGCGGTGCGCATCGACCGCAAGCGCAAGCAGGACGTCACCGTCTTCCTCCTGGCCTTGGGCATGGATGAGGCCGAGATCCGCAAGGAGTTCGAGGGCTACCCGGCGCTGACCTCCGCCCTGGACGAGGACCGCAAGGTCACCACCCAGGACGAGGCCCTGCTGGACATCTACAAGAAGATCCGCCCCGGTGAGCCGCCCAGCGTCGAGGCCGGCCGCACCCTGCTGGAGAACTTCTACTTCAACCCCAAGCGCTACGACCTGGCCAAGGTCGGCCGCTACAAGATCAACAAGAAGCTGGGCCTGGTCACCGACCTGAGCGACTCGGTGCTGCGCATCGAGGACATCGTCGCGGCCCTGAAGTACCTCCTGGCCCTGCACGCCGGCGCCGAGAGCGTCGAGGGCGTGCGCGACGGCGAGATCACCCAGATCGCCGTGGAGTACGACGACATCGACCACCTGGGCAACCGCCGCATCCGCGCGGTGGGCGAGCTCATCCAGGCGCAGGTGCGCACGGGCATGAGCCGCATGGAGCGCCAGGTGCGCGAGCGCATGACCACCCAGGATGTCGAGGCCATCACCCCCAACACGCTCATCAACATCCGCCCGGTGACCGCTGCGATCAAGGAGTTCTTCGGAACCTCCCAGCTCTCGCAGTTTATGGACCAGAACAACCCGCTGGCGGGCCTGACCCACAAGCGACGCCTGAGCGCCCTGGGCCCCGGAGGCCTGTCGCGCGAGCGCGCCTCCATGGAGGTCCGCGACGTCCACACCTCCCACTACGGGCGCATGTGCCCCATCGAGTCCCCCGAGGGCCCCAACATCGGCCTCATCGGCTCGCTGGCCACCTTCGGGCGCATCAACCCCTTCGGCTTCGTGGAGACCCCCTACCGGGTGGTCAAGGACGGCCAGGTCACCGATGAGACCCACTACCTGACGGCCGACGACGAGGACCGCCACGTCATCGCCCAGGCCAACGTCACCCTCACCGAGGACGGCCGCTTCGCCGAGGACCACGTCCTGTGCCGGGTCACCGGCGGCGAGCCCGCGCTGGTGCCCTCCAGCCAGGTCGACCTCATGGACGTCTCCCCGCGCCAGATGGTCTCGGTGGGCACCTCGCTCATCCCTTTCCTGGAGCACGACGACGCCAACCGGGCCCTCATGGGCGCCAACATGCAGCGCCAGGCCGTGCCGCTCATCCGCCCCGATGCGCCCCTGGTGGGCACGGGCATGGAGCGCCGCACGGCTGTGGACGCCGGGGATGTGCTGGTGGCCGAGAAGGCCGGCGTGGTCACCGAGGTGTGCGCCGACTTCGTGCGCGTGGCCAACGACGACGCCACCGAGACCGTCTACAAGGTCGCCAAGTTCCGACGCTCCAACCAGGGCAACTGCTACAACCAGCGCGTGGTCTCCACCGAGGGCGAGCGCGTGGAGGTGGGCAGCGTCCTGGCCGACGGCCCGGCCACCGAGGGCGGGGACCTGGCCCTGGGCCAGAACCTGCTCGTGGCCTTCATGACCTGGGAGGGACTGAACTACGAGGACGCCATCATCATCTCCCAGAGGGTGGTGGCCGAGGACATGCTCACCTCGATCCACATCGAGGAGCACGAGGTCGACGCCCGCGACACCAAGCTGGGCGCCGAGGAGATCACCCGCGACATCCCCAATGTCAGCGAGGAGACCCTGGCCAACCTCGATGAGCGCGGCATCATCCGCATCGGCGCCGAGGTCCGCAGCGGCGACATCCTCGTGGGCAAGGTGACCCCCAAGGGGGAGACCGAGCTGACCAGCGAGGAGCGCCTGCTGCGCGCGATCTTCGGGGAGAAGGCCCGCGAGGTGCGCGACACCTCCCTGCGTGTGCCCCACGGCGAGTACGGCATCGTCACCGGCGTGCGCGAGATCGACGCCGCCTCCGACGACGCCGAGCTGCCCGCGGGCGTCAACCGCATGGTGCGCGTCTACATCGCCCAGCGGCGCAAGATCACGGTGGGCGACAAGCTCTCGGGCCGCCACGGCAACAAGGGCGTCATCTCCAAGATCCTGCCGGTGGAGGACATGCCCTTCCTGGCCGACGGCACCCCGGTGGACGTCATCCTCAACCCCCTGGGCGTGCCCAGCCGCATGAACGTGGGCCAGGTCCTGGAGCTGCACCTGGGATGGGTGGCCTCCCGCGGCTGGGATGCCAGTGCCGCCCGCGAGGCCGGCGAGGAGTGGACCCTGCGCCTGCCGGAGAACGGCATCACCGCCGAGCCCCGCACCCCCGTGGCCACCCCGGTCTTCGACGGCGTGCGCGACGACGAGCTCATGGGGCTGCTGGACTCCACCCTCCCGGGGGAGGACGGCCTCCAGCTCGTCCAGCCCGACGGCAAGGCCCGCCTGTTCGACGGCCGCTCCGGGGAGCCCTTCCCGTACCCCATCTCGGTGGGCTACATGTACATCCTCAAGCTCCACCACCTGGTGGACGACAAGATCCACGCCCGCTCCACCGGCCCCTACTCGATGATCACCCAGCAGCCGCTGGGCGGTAAGGCGCAGTTCGGCGGCCAGCGCTTCGGCGAGATGGAGGTGTGGGCCATGGAGGCCTATGGCGCCGCCCACGCCCTCCAGGAGCTGCTCACCGTCAAGTCCGACGACGTCAACGGCCGCGTCAAGGTCTACGAGGCCATCGTCAAGGGCGATGACATCCCTGAGCCCGGCATCCCCGAGTCCTTCAAGGTGCTCATGAAGGAGATGCAGTCCCTGTGCCTGAATGTGGAGGCACTGGACGCCGAGGGGCACGCGATCGGCCTGGACGACAACGACGAGGACTCCCACCGCGCCGTCGAGGAGCTGGGCTTCGACCTGGGCCGCCGCCCGGGCGGGGCCATCGCCTCCACGGTCGATGAGATCTGA
- a CDS encoding DNA-directed RNA polymerase subunit beta' — protein sequence MLDANVFDRIQLGLATAEDIRSWSHGEVKKPETINYRTLKPEKDGLFCEKIFGPTRDWECACGKYKRVRYKGIVCERCGVEVTRSKVRRERMAHIKLAAPVTHIWYFKGVPSRLGYLLNLAPKDLEKVIYFAAYMVTEVDEEGRHDDLPSLRNELEVKKKHVEEAGLADVEARQQRLESDLAQLEAEGADNAQREKLRKTAEREMTALRRKTQRTLEHMDKVWDRFVSLKVGDLEGDEVLYRDMVADYGIYFKGAMGAEAIQARLRNFDLEAEAATLAEIVETGTGQRKTRAIKRLKVVNAFRLTGTAPESMVLDNIPVIPPDLRPMVQLDGGRFATSDLNDLYRRVINRNNRLKRLMDLGAPTIIVNNEKRMLQDAVDALFDNGRRGRPVTGVGNRPLKSLSDMLKGKQGRFRQNLLGKRVDYSGRSVIVVGPQLALHQCGLPSQMALELFKPFVMKRLVELKEAQNVKAAKRMVERANPKVWDVLAEVIREHPVLLNRAPTLHRLGIQAFEPQLIEGKAIQLHPLVCGAFNADFDGDQMAVHLPLGAEAAAEARILMLSSNNILKPSDGRPVTMPSQDMIIGTYYLTSEPDPAVEVERDAAGEPVVPSFSSFAEAVMAYDFGKLHVNAACDIRFEEGIVAPEGWQAPEGHQEGDPITLRTSLGRALFNTALPESFPYVNYVVDKKALGNIVNALAENYPRVDVAASLDALKAAGFYWSTWSGITVAFADVVSPASKPEILARYEAEAAEIEDQFELGALTEEDRYASLIDIWTKATAEVADAMRENFPERNTVYQMVVSGARGNWDQIRQLAGMRGLVADPRQRLIDRPIKSNYREGLSVLEYFIATHGARKGLADTALRTADSGYLTRRLVDVSQDVIVREDDCGTRKGLTKRIFSWVEAGGERFKEPNEILGTTVFGTTLARNIVDDSGEVIVEAGTDLGDAEIRAAIDAGVEEITVRSVLTCDSEVGTCAACYGRSLATGKRVDIGEAVGIIAAQSIGEPGTQLTMRTFHTGGAAGAADITQGLPRVQELFEARTPKGEAAVAEAAGTLAVEDDADGKRLVIKRDDGEEDVVVPVSRRQRLLVADGDHVEPGQALTEGPVDPKKVLRLRSVAATQRHLVEEVQEVYRSQGVDIHSKHIEVIVRQMLRRVTVLDSGDTRLLQGDLVDVMHYRKENRRVMAEGGKTATGRTELMGITKASLATDSWLSAASFQETTRVLTEAAMNGKSDPLLGLKENVILGKLIPAGTGLARYADIEVEPTEEVKAEVFSRTGFNDGAFGEAVALDDFHFGGGDMRADFSEDLRPGFTSSEDFEF from the coding sequence GTGCTCGACGCCAACGTCTTCGACAGGATCCAGCTCGGCCTCGCCACCGCGGAGGACATCCGCTCCTGGTCGCACGGCGAGGTCAAGAAGCCCGAGACCATCAACTACCGCACCCTCAAGCCGGAGAAGGACGGACTCTTCTGCGAGAAGATCTTCGGCCCCACCCGCGACTGGGAGTGCGCCTGCGGCAAGTACAAGCGGGTGCGCTACAAGGGCATCGTCTGCGAGCGCTGCGGCGTGGAGGTCACCCGCTCCAAGGTGCGCCGCGAGCGGATGGCCCACATCAAGCTGGCCGCGCCCGTGACCCACATCTGGTACTTCAAGGGCGTGCCCTCGCGTCTGGGCTACCTGCTCAACCTGGCCCCCAAGGACCTGGAGAAGGTCATCTACTTCGCGGCCTACATGGTCACCGAGGTCGATGAGGAGGGCCGCCACGACGACCTTCCCTCCCTGCGCAACGAGCTGGAGGTCAAGAAGAAGCACGTCGAGGAGGCCGGGCTGGCCGACGTCGAGGCCCGCCAGCAGCGCCTGGAGTCCGATCTGGCCCAGCTGGAGGCCGAGGGCGCGGACAACGCCCAGCGCGAGAAGCTGCGCAAGACCGCCGAGCGGGAGATGACAGCCCTGCGCCGCAAGACCCAGCGCACCCTGGAGCACATGGACAAGGTGTGGGACCGCTTCGTGTCCCTCAAGGTCGGTGACCTGGAGGGCGACGAGGTGCTCTACCGCGACATGGTTGCCGACTACGGCATCTACTTCAAGGGCGCCATGGGCGCCGAGGCCATCCAGGCGCGCCTGCGCAACTTCGACCTGGAGGCCGAGGCCGCCACCCTGGCCGAGATCGTGGAGACCGGCACCGGCCAGCGCAAGACCCGTGCCATCAAGCGCCTCAAGGTGGTCAACGCCTTCCGCCTGACGGGCACCGCCCCGGAGTCGATGGTCCTGGACAACATCCCGGTCATCCCGCCGGACCTGCGCCCCATGGTCCAGCTCGACGGCGGCCGCTTCGCCACCTCCGACCTCAACGACCTCTACCGCCGCGTCATCAACCGCAACAACCGCCTCAAGCGGCTGATGGACCTGGGTGCGCCGACGATCATCGTCAACAACGAGAAGCGCATGCTCCAGGACGCCGTGGACGCCCTGTTCGACAACGGCCGCCGCGGCCGCCCGGTCACCGGCGTGGGCAACCGCCCGCTGAAGTCCCTGTCCGACATGCTCAAGGGCAAGCAGGGCCGCTTCCGCCAGAACCTGCTGGGCAAGCGCGTGGACTACTCGGGCCGCTCGGTCATCGTGGTGGGCCCCCAGCTGGCCCTCCACCAGTGCGGGCTGCCCAGCCAGATGGCCCTGGAGCTGTTCAAGCCCTTCGTCATGAAGCGCCTGGTCGAGCTCAAGGAGGCCCAGAACGTCAAGGCCGCCAAGAGGATGGTCGAGCGCGCCAACCCCAAGGTCTGGGACGTGCTGGCCGAGGTCATCCGCGAGCACCCCGTGCTGCTCAACCGCGCCCCCACCCTGCACCGCCTGGGCATCCAGGCCTTCGAGCCCCAGCTCATCGAGGGCAAGGCCATTCAGCTCCACCCCCTGGTGTGCGGCGCCTTCAACGCCGACTTCGACGGCGACCAGATGGCCGTCCACCTGCCGCTGGGCGCGGAGGCCGCCGCGGAGGCGCGCATCCTCATGCTCTCCTCCAACAACATCCTCAAGCCCTCCGACGGGCGCCCGGTGACCATGCCCAGCCAGGACATGATCATCGGCACCTACTACCTCACCAGCGAGCCGGACCCGGCCGTGGAGGTGGAGCGGGACGCCGCCGGTGAGCCGGTCGTGCCCTCCTTCTCCTCCTTCGCCGAGGCCGTCATGGCCTACGACTTCGGCAAGCTGCACGTCAACGCCGCCTGCGACATCCGCTTCGAGGAGGGCATCGTGGCGCCCGAGGGCTGGCAGGCCCCCGAGGGCCACCAGGAGGGCGACCCGATCACCCTGCGCACCTCCCTGGGCCGGGCCCTGTTCAACACCGCCCTGCCCGAGTCCTTCCCCTATGTCAACTACGTGGTGGACAAGAAGGCCCTGGGCAACATCGTCAACGCCCTGGCGGAGAACTACCCGCGTGTGGACGTGGCCGCCTCCCTGGACGCCCTCAAGGCCGCCGGCTTCTACTGGTCGACCTGGTCGGGCATCACCGTGGCCTTCGCCGACGTCGTCTCCCCGGCCTCCAAGCCGGAGATCCTGGCCCGCTACGAGGCCGAGGCCGCCGAGATCGAGGACCAGTTCGAGTTGGGCGCCCTGACCGAGGAGGACCGCTACGCCTCCCTCATCGACATCTGGACCAAGGCCACCGCCGAGGTCGCCGACGCGATGCGGGAGAACTTCCCCGAGCGCAACACCGTCTACCAGATGGTGGTCTCGGGGGCGCGAGGCAACTGGGACCAGATCCGCCAGCTCGCCGGCATGCGCGGCCTGGTGGCCGACCCCCGCCAGCGCCTCATCGACCGGCCGATCAAGTCCAACTACCGCGAGGGCCTGAGCGTCCTGGAGTACTTCATCGCCACGCACGGCGCCCGCAAGGGCCTGGCCGACACGGCCCTGCGCACCGCGGACTCGGGCTACCTCACCCGGCGCCTGGTGGATGTCTCCCAGGACGTCATCGTGCGCGAGGACGACTGCGGGACCCGCAAGGGCCTGACCAAGCGGATCTTCTCCTGGGTGGAGGCCGGCGGCGAGCGATTCAAGGAGCCCAACGAGATCCTGGGCACCACCGTCTTCGGCACCACCCTGGCCCGCAACATCGTTGATGACAGCGGCGAGGTCATCGTCGAGGCCGGCACCGACCTGGGTGATGCGGAGATCCGCGCCGCCATCGACGCCGGGGTCGAGGAGATCACGGTGCGCTCCGTGCTCACCTGCGACTCGGAGGTGGGCACCTGTGCCGCCTGCTACGGCCGCTCCCTGGCCACCGGCAAGCGCGTGGACATCGGTGAGGCCGTGGGCATCATCGCCGCCCAGTCCATCGGTGAGCCCGGCACCCAGCTGACCATGCGCACCTTCCACACCGGTGGTGCCGCGGGCGCCGCCGACATCACCCAGGGTCTTCCCCGTGTCCAGGAGCTCTTCGAGGCCCGCACTCCCAAGGGCGAGGCCGCCGTGGCCGAGGCCGCCGGGACTCTGGCCGTCGAGGACGACGCCGACGGCAAGCGCCTGGTCATCAAGCGCGACGACGGCGAGGAGGACGTGGTGGTGCCCGTCTCCCGGCGCCAGCGCCTGCTGGTGGCCGACGGCGACCATGTGGAGCCGGGCCAGGCCCTCACCGAGGGCCCGGTGGACCCCAAGAAGGTCCTGCGCCTGCGCTCGGTGGCCGCCACCCAGCGCCATTTGGTGGAGGAGGTCCAGGAGGTCTACCGCTCCCAGGGCGTGGACATCCACTCCAAGCACATCGAGGTGATCGTGCGCCAGATGCTGCGCCGCGTCACCGTGCTGGACTCCGGGGACACCCGCCTGCTCCAGGGCGACCTGGTCGACGTCATGCACTACCGCAAGGAGAACCGCCGCGTCATGGCCGAGGGCGGCAAGACCGCCACGGGCCGCACCGAGCTCATGGGCATCACCAAGGCCTCCCTGGCCACGGACTCCTGGCTGAGCGCCGCCTCCTTCCAGGAGACCACGCGCGTGCTCACCGAGGCCGCCATGAACGGCAAGAGCGACCCGCTGCTGGGCCTGAAGGAGAACGTCATCCTGGGCAAGCTCATCCCCGCCGGCACGGGCCTGGCCCGCTACGCCGACATCGAGGTGGAGCCCACCGAGGAGGTCAAGGCCGAGGTGTTCTCGCGCACGGGCTTCAACGACGGCGCCTTCGGCGAGGCGGTGGCCCTGGACGACTTCCACTTCGGTGGCGGCGACATGCGCGCGGACTTCTCCGAGGACCTGCGCCCCGGCTTCACCAGTAGCGAGGACTTCGAGTTCTGA
- the rpsL gene encoding 30S ribosomal protein S12, whose product MPTIQQLVRKGRSTKRTASKTPALKSSPQRRGVCTRVYTTTPKKPNSALRKVARVRLSTGIEVTAYIPGEGHNLQEHSIVLVRGGRVKDLPGVRYHIVRGSLDTQGVKGRQQARSKYGAKKEKK is encoded by the coding sequence GTGCCCACGATTCAGCAGTTGGTCCGCAAGGGCCGCTCGACCAAGCGCACGGCGTCCAAGACGCCCGCGCTGAAGTCCAGCCCGCAGCGTCGTGGTGTGTGCACCCGCGTGTACACCACCACCCCCAAGAAGCCGAACTCCGCCCTCCGTAAGGTCGCCCGTGTGCGCCTGTCCACCGGGATCGAGGTCACCGCCTACATCCCCGGTGAGGGCCACAACCTCCAGGAGCACTCGATCGTGCTCGTCCGCGGTGGTCGTGTGAAGGACCTTCCCGGTGTCCGCTACCACATCGTGCGCGGCTCCCTGGACACCCAGGGTGTCAAGGGCCGCCAGCAGGCACGCTCGAAGTACGGCGCCAAGAAGGAGAAGAAGTAA
- the rpsG gene encoding 30S ribosomal protein S7 translates to MPRKGPAPKRPLAVDPVYGSPVVTQLVNRVLLDGKKSTAERIVYGALEGVRSKTDQDPVSVLKRALDNIRPALEVRSRRVGGATYQVPVEVRPSRATTLALRWLVDFSRQRRENTMTERLMNEILDASNGLGAAVKRREDMHRMAESNKAFAHYRW, encoded by the coding sequence ATGCCTCGTAAGGGTCCCGCGCCCAAGCGCCCCCTCGCCGTCGACCCGGTCTACGGCTCGCCGGTGGTCACCCAGCTGGTCAACCGCGTGCTGCTGGACGGCAAGAAGTCCACCGCTGAGCGGATCGTCTACGGCGCCCTGGAGGGCGTGCGCTCCAAGACGGACCAGGACCCGGTCTCCGTGCTCAAGCGCGCCCTGGACAACATCCGCCCCGCCCTGGAGGTCCGCTCCCGCCGCGTGGGTGGCGCCACCTACCAGGTTCCCGTCGAGGTCCGCCCCAGCCGCGCCACCACCCTGGCCCTGCGCTGGCTGGTGGACTTCTCCCGGCAGCGCCGCGAGAACACGATGACCGAGCGCCTCATGAACGAGATCCTCGACGCATCCAACGGCCTGGGGGCCGCGGTCAAGCGCCGCGAGGACATGCACCGCATGGCCGAGTCCAACAAGGCCTTCGCCCACTACCGCTGGTAA
- the fusA gene encoding elongation factor G produces the protein MALDVLTDLTKVRNIGIMAHIDAGKTTVTERILFYTGINYKLGETHDGASTMDWMEQEQERGITITSAATTCFWKNNQINIIDTPGHVDFTVEVERSLRVLDGAVAVFDGKEGVEPQSETVWRQADKYNVPRICYINKMDKLGADFDFSVQTIRDRLHATPIVLNFPIGAENDFSGLVDVLEMRAIRFPEKDAEGKDTRGSVVEYEEIPAELVARAEELRGQLVETVAEADDALMEKYLEGEELSVEELKSGIRKLTVAGEAFPVLAGSAFKNKGIQPVLDAVLDYLPSPLDVPDVEGHAPGKEEEVVTRAADEKAPFSALAFKVATHPFYGKLVYVRVYSGKVAQGEMVLNATKGKKERIGKLFQMHSNKENPVDEAHAGHIYAFIGLKDVTTGDTLCAQSAPVVLESMTFPDPVIHVAIEPKTKGDQEKLGVAIQKLSEEDPTFTVALDEETGQTVIGGMGELHLDVFVDRMRREFKVEANVGAPQVAYRETIRKKVEKVEYTHKKQTGGSGQFAKVQMIFEPLVREEGEAGEGEAAHYEFANAVTGGRVPREYIPSVDAGVQDSMLTGVLAGYPMVDIKATLVDGAYHEVDSSEMAFKIAGSMAFKEGAKKASPVLLEPVMAVEVRTPEEYMGDVIGDLNSRRGMIASMEDAAGVKVVRANVPLSEMFGYVGDLRSKTQGRAVYSMTFDSYAEVPKNVADEIIAKVKGV, from the coding sequence GTGGCACTCGACGTGCTGACAGACCTCACCAAGGTCCGCAACATCGGCATCATGGCCCATATCGATGCCGGTAAGACCACCGTGACAGAGCGCATCCTGTTCTACACGGGCATCAACTACAAGCTGGGCGAGACGCACGACGGCGCCTCGACCATGGACTGGATGGAGCAGGAGCAGGAGCGCGGTATCACCATCACCTCCGCGGCCACCACCTGCTTCTGGAAGAACAACCAGATCAACATCATCGACACCCCCGGCCACGTGGACTTCACGGTCGAGGTCGAGCGCTCCCTGCGCGTGCTCGACGGCGCCGTGGCGGTCTTCGACGGCAAGGAGGGCGTGGAGCCCCAGTCCGAGACCGTGTGGCGCCAGGCGGACAAGTACAACGTCCCGCGCATCTGCTACATCAACAAGATGGACAAGCTGGGCGCCGACTTCGACTTCTCCGTCCAGACGATCCGCGACCGCCTCCACGCCACCCCGATCGTCCTGAACTTCCCCATCGGCGCCGAGAACGACTTCTCCGGCCTGGTCGACGTCCTGGAGATGCGGGCCATCCGCTTCCCCGAGAAGGACGCCGAGGGCAAGGACACCCGCGGCTCGGTGGTGGAGTACGAGGAGATCCCCGCCGAGCTCGTGGCCCGGGCCGAGGAGCTGCGCGGCCAGCTCGTCGAGACCGTCGCCGAGGCCGACGACGCCCTCATGGAGAAGTACCTGGAGGGCGAGGAGCTCAGCGTTGAGGAGCTCAAGTCCGGCATCCGCAAGCTGACCGTTGCCGGTGAGGCCTTCCCGGTCCTGGCCGGCTCGGCCTTCAAGAACAAGGGCATCCAGCCCGTGCTCGACGCCGTGCTGGACTACCTGCCCTCGCCCCTGGACGTCCCCGATGTCGAGGGCCACGCCCCGGGCAAGGAGGAGGAGGTCGTCACCCGCGCGGCCGACGAGAAGGCCCCCTTCTCCGCCCTGGCCTTCAAGGTCGCCACCCACCCCTTCTACGGCAAGCTCGTCTACGTGCGCGTCTACTCCGGCAAGGTGGCTCAGGGCGAGATGGTCCTCAACGCCACCAAGGGCAAGAAGGAGCGCATCGGCAAGCTCTTCCAGATGCACTCCAACAAGGAGAACCCGGTGGATGAGGCCCACGCCGGCCACATCTACGCCTTCATCGGGCTCAAGGACGTCACCACCGGTGACACCCTGTGCGCCCAGAGCGCGCCGGTGGTCCTGGAGTCCATGACCTTCCCCGACCCGGTCATCCACGTGGCCATCGAGCCCAAGACCAAGGGCGACCAGGAGAAGCTGGGTGTGGCCATCCAGAAGCTCTCCGAGGAGGACCCGACCTTCACTGTCGCCCTGGATGAGGAGACCGGCCAGACCGTCATCGGCGGCATGGGCGAGCTCCACCTGGATGTCTTCGTGGACCGCATGCGCCGCGAGTTCAAGGTCGAGGCCAATGTGGGCGCCCCGCAGGTGGCCTACCGCGAGACCATCCGCAAGAAGGTGGAGAAGGTCGAGTACACCCACAAGAAGCAGACCGGTGGCTCCGGCCAGTTCGCCAAGGTTCAGATGATCTTCGAGCCCCTGGTCCGCGAGGAGGGCGAGGCCGGCGAGGGCGAGGCCGCTCACTACGAGTTCGCCAACGCCGTTACCGGTGGTCGCGTGCCCCGCGAGTACATCCCCTCGGTGGACGCCGGTGTCCAGGACTCCATGCTCACCGGTGTCCTGGCCGGCTACCCCATGGTGGACATCAAGGCCACCCTGGTGGACGGCGCCTACCACGAGGTCGACTCCTCCGAGATGGCCTTCAAGATCGCCGGTTCCATGGCCTTCAAGGAGGGCGCCAAGAAGGCTTCCCCGGTTCTCCTTGAGCCGGTGATGGCCGTGGAGGTGCGCACCCCCGAGGAGTACATGGGCGACGTCATCGGTGACCTCAACTCCCGTCGTGGCATGATCGCCTCGATGGAGGACGCCGCGGGCGTCAAGGTGGTGCGCGCCAACGTGCCGCTGTCGGAGATGTTCGGCTACGTCGGCGACCTGCGCTCCAAGACGCAGGGCCGCGCCGTCTACTCCATGACCTTCGACTCCTACGCCGAGGTTCCCAAGAACGTCGCCGACGAGATCATCGCCAAGGTCAAGGGCGTCTGA